One Hordeum vulgare subsp. vulgare chromosome 4H, MorexV3_pseudomolecules_assembly, whole genome shotgun sequence DNA window includes the following coding sequences:
- the LOC123448585 gene encoding serine/threonine-protein phosphatase 7 long form homolog: protein MEGMYLLNPDVDSKHRASLLTEHKLVPLVTRTAKVDWSIHPLWVERLKWAGLLPFARLVEATETSRHLSIDSSLLTCLVDRWRPETHTFRFRWGEMAPTLEDVSMLLGLPLAGNAVGLLEDPPDWQQTLAARFFNIYDGAPILASEAHGPKYDWLQHFRIERFPGYSQVPLSAIQITRSLEAYLLWLLGKVMFTENHVTTLSARYIPIALEIATAELAEQITPRSWGSAVLAATYRGMCNSCHLSTSKSAILGCPLFLQLWSWERFSIGRPNIDVDHSYHVGNMLDGDDIDLPTFGLCWTCRKRRYASEQTRRAYTTLNEQSDTYTGVIWQPYTEVVRIFRYPGGISVLCTRDRGYWMTKSKIIFDVFVEEMAQQRIMRQFGLRQLTPPPNTDNLLSVVVHRMTRKGTNRTRAQWLQRLEEYVLEWEIATKRRWHEQQAFDLAEYNAYLEGYMRGTRLRIVQHSNTDEIPDPHTCDTYPTYDTSGSRQYAGELAYSLHTDVMNFDRQLSSASLMVPRSQIQPWLKRLEQRIRDIYKAITCTRTSDVVHHQPQPTPVPRHSVHRHQPRPRLQGVEPTPHPPPPDQPGSSAWHQPQHHASSSSFMFQPTPQHHNPTPGFMYHPHPTGMVPPAYHGVSASGSGLGSEPDELPSHQNMWLDMFSTPPPWPTQDTQYDQGGSEIPPCNISPPPHMWGWSTPPTPPERQPRRRE, encoded by the exons ATGGAGGGAATGTATCTTCTTAATCCGGACGTTGATAGTAAGCATCGTGCTTCGCTATTAACTGAGCACAAGCTCGTACCACTTGTCACTCGTACTGCTAAGGTGGACTGGAGTATACATCCGCTGTGGGTTGAAAG ACTCAAATGGGCTGGGCTTTTACCGTTCGCACGTCTAGTTGAGGCCACTGAGACGTCGCGGCACCTCAGCATTGACTCTTCTTTGCTCACTTGCTTAGTGGACCGATGGAGGCCTGAGACTCACACGTTCCGCTTCAGGTGGGGTGAGATGGCTCCTACTCTAGAAGATGTCTCAATGTTGCTCGGACTTCCGTTGGCGGGAAATGCGGTAGGACTGTTGGAGGACCCGCCAGATTGGCAACAAACTTTGGCAGCACGTTTCTTCAATATATATGATGGGGCTCCAATACTGGCGTCAGAGGCGCACGGACCTAAGTATGACTGGTTACAACATTTCAGG ATCGAGAGATTTCCAGGTTATTCACAAGTCCCTTTGAGTGCTATACAGATTACTCGTAGCCTGGAGGCATACCTATTGTGGCTTCTCGGGAAGGTGATGTTCACAGAGAACCATGTCACTACTTTGAGTGCGCGTTACATCCCCATTGCACTGGAAATCGCGACTGCTGAGTTAGCTGAACAGATCACACCGAGGAGTTGGGGATCCGCGGTATTAGCTGCTACGTACCGAGGTATGTGCAACAGTTGTCATCTTTCCACGTCCAAGTCGGCCATTCTTGGTTGCCCGCTGTTTTTACAACTGTGGTCCTGGGAGAGGTTCTCTATTGGACGACCAAACATAGATGTGGACCACAGTTATCATGTGGGCAACATGCTTGATGGTGATGACATCGACTTGCCAACTTTCGGCCTGTGTTGGACGTGTCGCAAG AGACGGTATGCTAGTGAACAGACTAGGCGAGCCTACACTACACTAAATGAGCAGTCTGATACGTACACGGGAGTTATTTGGCAACCGTACACGGAAGTAGTCAGAATTTTTAGATATCCCGGTGGTATTTCTGTGCTATGCACGAGAGATCGGGGTTACTGGATGACAAAATCGAAGATTATCTTCGAtgtctttgttgaggagatggcgCAGCAGCGCATTATGAGACAGTTCGGTCTTCGGCAGttgactcctccacccaacacagACAACCTGCTCTCAGTAGTAGTCCACAG GATGACAAGGAAGGGAACCAATAGGACACGGGCtcagtggctacaaaggcttgaagAGTATGTTTTAGAATGGGAAATTGCCACTAAACGTAGGTGGCATGAACAACAAGCATTTGATCTCGCTGAATACAATGCATATTTGGAGGGGTACATGAGAGGAACACGATTACGCATTGTTCAGCACTCCAATACAGATGAGATTCCGGACCCGCATACGTGTGATACGTACCCGACGTATGATACTTCTGGCTCCAGGCAGTATGCG GGTGAGTTGGCATACAGTCTTCATACTGACGTGATGAACTTTGATCGACAATTGTCATCTGCATCTCTTATGGTACCTCGGTCTCAGATTCAACCATGGCTCAAGAGGCTCGAGCAGAGGATAAGAGATATCTATAAAGCTATCACGTGCACGCGCACTTCGGATGTTGTGCATCACCAGCCGCAGCCTACGCCGGTGCCGCGTCACTCCGTGCATCGACATCAGCCACGTCCACGTCTACAAGGAGTGGAACCGACGCCACATCCACCCCCACCTGACCAGCCTGGCAGTTCAGCGTGGCATCAGCCACAGCACCACGCTTCATCATCGAGCTTCATGTTTCAGCCAACTCCGCAACATCACAATCCTACTCCTGGtttcatgtatcatccacatccaacAGGTATGGTCCCTCCTGCATATCATGGTGTGTCGGCGTCCGGATCTGGGTTAGGGAGTGAACCAGATGAGCTACCATCGCACCAAAACATGTGGTTGGACATGTTTTCTACTCCTCCACCGTGGCCCACACAGGATACACAGTATGACCAGGGTGGATCCGAGATTCCTCCTTGTAAcattagcccccccccccacatgtGGGGATGGAGTACACCCCCCACACCCCCAGAGCGCCAACCGAGACGTCGTGAGTGA